The sequence ACGTTAAAGACGCTATTCATCTGACGTCTACTAATCTCTATGACCTAATGACAAAAGTGTTATTACCGATGCAGTTGCGCGGTCCAGCGCTAAATGGCACGTAGGCATACGGGTGTCTGCTACGTTTGTTGTCACCCCAAAAACGGTCTGGGTTGAAACACTCCGGATCGGGAAATTGCTGCGGATCTCTGTGAAGTGAGTAAGGAATGACGGCGACGGTCGAACCGGCTGGTACCACGTACCCATCTGTGTcacgaaacgaaaaatgaattaaaagaCCTGGCCGGATAATATGGTAGTAATTTAATGCATAGATCAGATGTGAGACATACGGATGATTGCATCCTCGCTCAACGTGCGCCCATACATGGCTACGCTAGGGTAGAGTCTCAGTGCTTCTTTGATGCAGCATTCCAGATATTTCAGCTGAAGAATGTCTGCCATCGTGATCGGCCTATCTGAGGTACCAAAAACGAGATTGAGCTCTTCGCTGACACGGTCTTGCACCTCCGGATGGCTTCCGATCAAATACAAACACCAACTGACGGCAGCTGCTGTCGTATCTTGTCCCTAAACAATCGTCAACATAaatgaattacaaaaaaaggaaaacaaatatgTATGAATTGATTTTCTAAACAAACCTCAAACATAAAAGTATCGACTTCTTCCCGGATGTCCAAATCACTCAGAAGCGTTCCGTCCTGCGAGGCTTCAATCAAGAGATCCAAGAATGCCAAACGAGGTTTTTCTACAAGAGATGAAAGGAAAACATTGAATGCGTAATAGCGTGTCAACAAGTAACATCTCATTTGACGAAATATTTACTTATCAAATCGACATTGTCATCAACGTTTGACGGCGATggcaagtttttgttttctttccggGCCAATTCCTCCGCTTTGCGTATACGATGTTCAGCTTTCCGCTCTTGTAACACCTAAGGGAAAAGTTGAAAACAAACATACCCATTGACATGTCTGCGTGTTTAGCAAGAACAGCATTTTAGATGAATCCGGGACtaggctctttttttctttaatattagAATTCTATCCCTTATAAGGCGTCTCCTTTGGCGGTCGACAACTTGTAAACATCCTGGTTCGTCGTTCCCCATCTGTTGGAAAATTCCCCTCCAAGAAACCCGTTCCCTATTTTCGTTGTCTGACACAAAAATAACACGGAACTTGTGTGGCTAAACCAGACTCTATTGTCTATGTCTTCATAGCGAATTATAAGCTACCGTCCTAACTGCTAAATGAAAAGGCACGTGGCACAAAAGCTGTTACTTCAAAATCATTACTCACCTTGTCTGTGAAACCGTGAAGAATATCTAGACATTTCTGCTGGGTTTTGGCCATCGGATGGCATTGGAAAAGCAGTTCCGGCTGCAGCCACGGTTGTGCCTGTCTTGTCTGAACAATCCGTCCAATTCTGTGCAAATCATCgccgcaaaaaaagaaaagaaaatttgaaccAAAAATTGAAAGTCTGGGGCTTTGGAAAATGACTCACGTGCAAACCGCTTTAACGTATTCAGAGTCGTTATTCAGCTGAGCATCGACGTGACGACCCATGGCAGTTTCTGTCCGTTTCAATCAAAATGAAGCAATCAATACCAAACTCACCACTAATCACAGGTGGAAAACAGGAGGGAAATACGAACCGCAAATGATGTCGAGCGTGCAGCGAGCAACGTAAGGGAACAGGTTGATTCTGTCTCCATTTTTGGCCAGCATATCCTGATGAGCCTCTCGTAATTTCTGGACCAGCACGACACTCTGCTTATTGAAAATGTCGATGAAATCCTCCAGAATTTTGAAGTGAAATGTCGGCGTCAGCATTTTACGTCTGCCATGCCATTTGGTGCCGGTGCTCGTGAGTAGTCCCGTGTTCAGCCATGGGTGGAGATATTGATATTCACGGGATTTGTCGATTAATTTGTTACTGCCCAGCAAAGCCTTTTTCGtacaaaatataaaatactATTTAGGTCAAAGAGTCtgtcagaaaaagaaaattttcagAATTCGTCATcgcgttatttttttttccgaggtcgaaaacaaaaatccaatTATCTTGCGCATAATTCAATTCAACCAGCTGTGTAATCATTTTGTGTTTAGACTCGGAAGaacgcgcttttttttttctccgctattttataaacaaaaatgatgccTATTTCCGCGCTGTTGAattttaaggagaaaaaaacgcaaaggaaTATAAGATTCTGTTGGAGAAACGAGGAATCAGCGAAGCGCCACCGCAGACCTAATAGCGATTTTTCTCGTCCTCGCTTTTCTGTTCGGACATCCCGACAATCTTTAATGTTGACAccactttcttttcattctttcttcgTTTAGTGGTCGGTGGGCAGCGCGGAAAAACTATCTGGGAAGCAGTTAATTAGGAcggccataaaaaaaaaatgccgagcGCTGAATTTGCGGCAGCAGTTAGGTATTTTACTGCTCTCTTTTCGTAAACCATGCAGTGTTTACTAACACCCTGGAGATGTCTGGAGCGGTAGGGAGCATCAGACTGAGAATTGGACTTCTGAAATCAGATGTCGACTGTGAGGGAAAGTGTGACGCTATTCATCCTCAACCATGAATTGCGAATCTAATCGCGTGAAAagtgaaaaacacaaaattctAGATgggacgggaaaaaaaaaataataatagcagCTGGTTACATTTTAGTTCGCCACCGAAATAGAAAGTGTCACACGAATGGACTTCTTTGTCTTCTTACGTGATGCAATGATATAAACGTACAAGATAATGGTAGggggtaagaaaaaaaaatggtttcctTTAATTCACTCGGTTGTTTGAACCGACTGAAAGAGAAGCGCTTCGTTTGTACAAGTAATTTCTCGTTTCACGATTTGAGGCAACTACGAAAGTGAAAGGCCTACAATGTGTACCGTAGGTCGTGATTCGACGATTCGAGTGGGAAAGGTGGTCAAGCTGTTCGTGCACTTTCTCCTAGTTCATCCTGTTTCATGgattatgtgtgtgtgtgtgcaacaaTATGAAAGATGACTACAATCGCTCCGGAGGCATAACTATCATTTTCAAATAGTTCGCCTTTGGTTGCATTTCACGACCGAACGAAAAGAGAAGTTTCTCGTATTTACCTCAGTACCCTCAGGTgtgtaaagaagaaaaataggaaaagggCCAAGCCAGAAGCGCAAAATCGGGAAGTGCTGGCGCCATTCGTGTAGGTAGTCGATGAGAAACTGGAACAGTTCTATGGAATCGCCAGgtggaaaaaaacataagttAATAGCTAGCCAGAAATGTGAACGTTGATCTCACATCAGAATGAGCTTAAGAAAACAACTTAATCGGCCAACGAGAATTCGACATTTTTGCTAATGGCAAAATGATAAAAAGGGTAGAGTCAACTATCAATCAAAATATGTCTGCAAGTTATCGTTGTAATTAAATATGATTATTCATTTTGCCCGTCAGATGTTAACTGTTATCAATGCTACATGAGGCCCGGAAGGACCTTTCAACTCCACAATTAATAATAGGTATTAAACAATCGTTCAATTTACGCGGACTAATCATGGATATTTTTATCAATGGTGAtcttaaaaaaacattttcagtcTATccaaatattcaaattttgtaTCTTTTTGCTCATAAAATTACCGTCAGGATCTCGCAATAACTCCAATGCATTTCCCAGAAGAGGAAGTGGTGCCGGTGGTCCAGGAATGCTGTTGCAATGCTCGACGAAAGCTAAACGCTTTTTGGTGAAAACACAGATGGCCACGATCGTGAAAAATGTCGCCATCCAAACGGTGAACGTTGATGGCATCCATCGGTCCACTTTGAGATTTTCGTCCAGCATCTTCGAATCATGCAAAGCAGTTGCTCAatctgcatttttttaaaacacgaTGATTTCTAGTATACAACAATAGCCACTTGGTAGCACTTTACAGGAGACCGTCACTGGAAATTGGTTTAGGAAACAAGTGAACTTTCTCCAGGAGGGATCTTTTaggtaaaaacaataaacaaactCTTCCTTAACAAAATACGATAGCCGAATCGAAAAATACGATAGACAATCCGCTCAAAgcggattgtttttttttgtaccctAGCAGTTAAACCCAATGAACTTGCAAAAACCTGTTCGTTTACTTCTCGTTGAACGTTATGAGttgcacttaaaaaaaaactggttatGTCTACGTACACTGCAATTTGCCTTGTCATAATATGACGTTTGGAAACCGGAAAGCATATtcaacgtttgttttttttcttagaaaaaaaaagcaaacaaggAGAGCCAAATTTATCGTTTACCACAAGTTCCTCCTTAATTAACACGGCAATCATCGAGCATTCAAAAATTTCCTCTAAAATCCCAAATTTTATGTAGCTTCCCGTCTAGTCTATACTTAAACAAAGGCCCGTGGCCATACCAAATCGGAGACTTGTCTGTTACTTACGGCTATGgttttaaacgaaaatcgaAATCATATTGCGCAGCTGTTACACGAAATTGTTTCAGAAAACGTTACCGGTTGCTACGCTATAGTCCTATCGTTTATTATTGCTGCCCTGGCCAATTGTTTGATGAAACCCATCTTCAAGGTACCTGACAATAAAGCCTTACCCCtttttttcgtgatttctcaagagaaagaaggaaacgCTTTCCCCAGATTAGTCtttcgagaaaagaaatgaataccgTTAAGTCactttttcctctttgtttttcaCTCGGCTGCAAAGCCTGttcaaattgttgttgttacctGATAATGGAAGGGATCTTTCTTAAGCCAGATGCAACGCAATGAAGAGTGAGGGATGAAGACACTACGCAAGTTGGTTGATAAAGCGACTGAATGAAAATGGGAGCGATTCGGGGTCTATTTATACACAGGCCTGGAAGGAGACTGTGAAGGGGGTAGTGCAAACCGACGATGTCTAGGCGTGCGGAAAGTCATTTTTTGGTTGCTTCTTGTTCTAGATATTCTACGTACCTTTGAATAGATAGAGGTGGGGAAAACTGGGAATACTATCAACCCACGTGCTAAATAGCTCCACCTTTTTCGTACACCATCACAgccgatttccttttttcatttttttccagtCGTAGCTCTCGTCTCCTATTCCCATCttccctctctctttcgttcGCATGCAGGCCAGTACTCTCCACTTCAATtgaatactttttttttcttcttgcagcAGCCTTTCTCTTCCTagtgaaaacaaaagttcCGTTTCCATCCTATGGCGTCGTGTCTATATGCTCGATTGAACAATGATGGATCAGGAGAGATGCTCGATCATCAAAACTTAAACACGGTTACCTTACAAGCGATGGTTGTACCTATGGTGAAATTTCCGTGAAATCACGAGAATCTTCACGTAgattcacgtatttttttcgtatttctcCGTCTGCGGGTCTGTGGTTGATTATAGTTGCTTTGATCCTTTTCTCTTGTGGCCATTGAATTTGGCTTCAAGGGGTTAGCTACAAAAGAATAAATTGATTAAATATGTTGTCTGAGTTCCTGCGTTACTTAATGACACCCACATGTTACAGTGGCTGAGTCTTGGGATAGGTTTGGGTTTCTAGGATATACAACAACCTCTTCTCCGTGACTCGTCATCGTCATTTGCTCGTGAATAACAATACGGATGCAACAAGGCCTCAACAAGACGAATGCTGGAGGGAACGCATTTGATAAAAAAGATACAATTgtagcaaaagaaaagcacGTTGCCTTCAGGGTCTCTGTAGGCCTAGTTCTGAACTTGAGGgctgaatttttctttttaaaaacggTACGTCGCATATTTGGGCCAcagaaaaaatccaaatgTGAAAGCTAATAAAAACATTAATCCTGATCATGAAATGACGATCAAAACTAGAGAAACTACATTCGTCAAAAGGGAACGCACTACAAATAGGGATTCGGAGTACTGTCATTTTTTAAGGTTCACGACTGACATCTGAAGGTTAGATAACTGACTGGGGCGTTAGTGCTCGTGTCAGTCGACAGGTGAAACTATGAACACCGAGTTGCCATTTGTAAAATGTCGAAATATTTCGCATAGTCGTCATGGATGAACAGTTAAATTCCATTCTGTCGAatcttgtaaaaacaaaattcttagAAAGGAGTGGCGAAGTAATGTTGAAATCCAGCTGCATACTTGTGTAATTCTATAATTATTTATATCCTTGACGGAAAAGCAAAGATAGACCGGTAGATATACAAGAATAAAGgttgaatgaaatttttaattcagCCGAATAGAATGCAAACATTATGTGGCAAGCGTTTCGCCCCACCcttccttttctattttttttttcttttttttttttaataaagaaaaattatgatttTGCTTTCACGGGGAAATGTTGATTTTTACCAACATCCTTTCCTAACGACACCATTTATTTCTATAAGGTCTGCTATGAAGCAAACGAAAAGTTTTATAAAAACATTAATTGAAACGATAAAAAGGGGACATGGACCACCTGCTTTACTTTCCCTCATTCGTTATTATCATGCCGCCTTTGTGAAAATAGTGATGTCGTTCAGCATGTAGTCCCAGCTTCTTTCTCCCTACacgctctctctcttcttcttctgttttcctGGAGAAATACAACTGTTATGGCGGTAGGCTCCTAGTGAACTCGATCCCTTTTTCCACATCAGTAGCCAACTGCCAGAATGGCCTTGTTAATCTACACACACTGTTTCAATCATAATTTCATTTggaattttaaattgaaactaTGGTGGTATTAACGGCAACCCGAATAGAAAAAACTCGGGTAAAATGTCCCTACCGTGGAATTATTATTCCACGTTGCAGGGAAGAGCATTCACGTGCGCActgcgaaaataaaaacagctaTGATTTGATTAGAATACATTAATAGCCTAACCCCATGCTGACAGTATTTGTTGCGTGACAGTGAAACTAGTTATGCAAACTCTGCAGGTTGTGCAGTCCGACGAGTAGTTGGTTTAACACGCTGCCATTAAAAACAAGTTATTTGTTGAGCACAAGGAACAATAGGTTAGGCAATCCTTTGCAAAGCTTACAAATTTTAACAGGatgtaacaaaaaataatattcaaaatagaaaaaaaaagaagttcctAACGATTGCAGTCAATGTCGACTCCTTTCACTCATCACGAATTCAATGGAGCCAGGTAACCgggaaaaggaaacaaaacacgaatgatgGAACCAcgtaggcttttttttttttttaccgttagtTGGTTTTTCTCATAGCCTAGACAATCGGGGTAAGTGGGGAAATTTTTATAAAACGAAAGTAAGTGAAGGCACAACGTCGTGATGTTTCGTGAAAATCCGTTGAATTAGGAAATTCCTTTCACTCTCCCGGCTCAAATAGTGCATCACTTTAGCACGTAGACCAATTGTACGAATTAAATCAGTGAAAAAGATATAGAAACTACATAAAACCTGATAAACGAGACGAATTTTTACAGAAGAGTAACCCTTTGTTAAAAGCAAATAGGATTAAACAGTTTTAGAACAAGTCCACAATTTACCTTTTCGTAATTTCGTAAGCAGTCCATGCATTGAAATGAATAAAGCTGAAGCATTCGCACGTTTTTTTACTGCGTCAAAGACTTTTCAGGATGTAACTGACCGACAAATGCATGAAGACAAAACAATAGGGGTCAAGTAGAGGCAAATTATAGTTCTTTGTACGGTGTAATGCCAGAAAACGGTGCCCTACGTTTCACTGAATACTCAACCGTGTGTGATCAATCAACGCTTTTAACAGTAAAAAGGTATTTCTTTTCTACGGAAAGGCTATCCGTTAGACTATCCACCattactttctttttatatttctaaGGGGCTTGGCTAATGAAACTATTTTTGGCATAAACGTTTCCTAAGTTATTCACAGCTCTTGCAAATGCCAAACACTCGTCGCATCTCTTTTGccaacgttttgttttccgaATGTGTTCGTCTGCTCCAGCcttcaaaataaagaatttctGACATTGATTGTTGCtcaaattttcaattgattcCTAATGCTCTGTGACAAACGATGTACATGTTTTCTAACGGACCCTAATGTCGGTTCGGGAAAATAGTAACGCGAAAGTTTTGGGCAAACagtcttctttttctagttactatacaaaaaaaaaaaataaaaaatatgggaAAAACTACTGTAGTTCCAGCTGTTAAACCCAGGCTAGTAAGGGCAGTATTCAAGCTGTTGTGTCGTAAAATAGCCATTAAGTGCTATATTTAGACTTTGGAATTTACTTTCACCTACTGTACAGGCTATATCTGCACTCATTTTACGACCACTAGCTGCGCATTTGCTTATTGATTACAGCGGTAGTTAGCTATCATTTTGGGAACGGAATGCATTGaaacaattaatttcatttcagaaatatttaaagaaattatatGTTACTTATTAGCAATTACGTGAACTTTTTCTCGGTAAGATGCATTCGAATTCCATCGCGGGGTCGAAGGATCAATTCGGTTAAAATGGGAAGACCTTCCGGTTTGTCTAGGGCCTTGACGTGAAAAC comes from Daphnia carinata strain CSIRO-1 chromosome 2, CSIRO_AGI_Dcar_HiC_V3, whole genome shotgun sequence and encodes:
- the LOC130686740 gene encoding cytochrome P450 4c3-like, whose product is MLDENLKVDRWMPSTFTVWMATFFTIVAICVFTKKRLAFVEHCNSIPGPPAPLPLLGNALELLRDPDELFQFLIDYLHEWRQHFPILRFWLGPFPIFLLYTPEGTEALLGSNKLIDKSREYQYLHPWLNTGLLTSTGTKWHGRRKMLTPTFHFKILEDFIDIFNKQSVVLVQKLREAHQDMLAKNGDRINLFPYVARCTLDIICETAMGRHVDAQLNNDSEYVKAVCTIGRIVQTRQAQPWLQPELLFQCHPMAKTQQKCLDILHGFTDKVLQERKAEHRIRKAEELARKENKNLPSPSNVDDNVDLIKKPRLAFLDLLIEASQDGTLLSDLDIREEVDTFMFEGQDTTAAAVSWCLYLIGSHPEVQDRVSEELNLVFGTSDRPITMADILQLKYLECCIKEALRLYPSVAMYGRTLSEDAIIHGYVVPAGSTVAVIPYSLHRDPQQFPDPECFNPDRFWGDNKRSRHPYAYVPFSAGPRNCIGQKYAVMEEKVVLATVLRNFHLESLEKREDLVLIGELVLRPRDGVQVRLTPKPITPSNCPSSC